A genomic region of Metopolophium dirhodum isolate CAU chromosome 1, ASM1992520v1, whole genome shotgun sequence contains the following coding sequences:
- the LOC132934872 gene encoding uncharacterized protein LOC132934872, which translates to MSYRTIASTDSENEHFSESIDIRPSFSKTKPGLKRSAEKTSVKKPMKKKQNKMNASYRDNISERLRSEDFDVEVFNSLTFRQGDGVVTIKTPFEEKGKDLWVLSHYKVTNIENVPVKDRWKFSEATVRLYTTDESIDQTLHTGLNETMQIIFDKLLTDPKRQTIKSKTVV; encoded by the exons atgtcgtacCGTACAATTGCTTCAACTGATTCAGAG aatgaacattttagcgaatcaattgatataagaccgtctttttcaaaaacaaaacctgGATTAAAACGTTCTGCAGAAAAAACAAGTGTtaaaaaacctatgaaaaagaagcagaataaaatg aatgcatCATACAGAGATAATATCAGCGAACGCTTGAGATCAGAagattttgatgttgaagtatttaattCGCTAACATTCAGACAAGGAGATGGCGTTGTGACAATAAAGACGCCTTTTGAAGAAAAAGGAAAGGATCTTTGGGTGCTAAGTCATTATAAGGTTACTAACATCGAGAATGTACCAGTAAAGGACAg atGGAAGTTCAGTGAAGCTACTGTTAGATTGTACACGACCGACGAATCAATAGATCAAACACTTCATACTGGTCTTAATGAGacaatgcaaattatatttgataaattactaacCGATCCAAAGCGTCAAACTATTAAAAGCAAGAcggttgtttga